In Pseudoalteromonas carrageenovora IAM 12662, the following proteins share a genomic window:
- the prpF gene encoding 2-methylaconitate cis-trans isomerase PrpF produces MFKPQIKVPATYMRGGTSKGVFFKLTDLPKPAQVAGEARDNLLLRVIGSPDPYGKQTDGMGGATSSTSKTVILSKSEQPNHDVDYLFGQVAIDKPFVDWSGNCGNLTSAVGAFAITNGLVDKNTVPDNGVAIVRVWQANIKKSILVHVPMTNGEVQETGDFELDGVTFAAAEVKLEFLDPADGDGALFPTGNVVDDLEVPGVGTLKATMINAGIPTVFINACDIGYTGTELQGDINNDTAALEKLETIRAYGAVKMGLITNINEAQARQHTPKVAFVAGPADYTSSSNKYIRANSVNLLVRAMSMGKLHHAMMGTAAVAIGTAAAIEGTLVNIAAGGGALNEVNFGHPSGTLKVGAEAKKIAGDWQVTKASMSRSARVLMEGVVRVPG; encoded by the coding sequence ATGTTTAAACCACAAATTAAAGTACCAGCAACTTACATGCGTGGCGGCACCAGTAAAGGCGTGTTTTTTAAATTAACCGATTTACCAAAACCTGCCCAAGTGGCAGGTGAGGCGCGCGATAATTTATTACTACGTGTTATAGGTAGCCCTGACCCATACGGCAAACAAACCGATGGAATGGGCGGTGCTACATCAAGCACAAGTAAAACAGTTATTTTAAGTAAAAGTGAGCAACCTAACCACGATGTTGATTATTTATTCGGGCAAGTTGCCATTGATAAGCCGTTTGTAGATTGGAGCGGTAACTGCGGTAATTTAACTTCGGCTGTAGGCGCATTTGCAATAACGAATGGCTTAGTTGATAAAAATACAGTGCCCGACAACGGCGTTGCTATTGTACGTGTGTGGCAAGCTAATATTAAAAAAAGTATTTTAGTTCATGTGCCTATGACCAATGGTGAAGTACAAGAAACCGGTGATTTTGAGCTCGACGGTGTTACCTTTGCTGCCGCCGAGGTAAAGCTTGAGTTTTTAGACCCTGCCGACGGTGATGGCGCGTTATTTCCAACAGGCAATGTAGTGGATGACTTAGAAGTACCGGGTGTTGGTACTTTAAAAGCCACCATGATCAACGCAGGTATTCCTACTGTATTTATTAATGCTTGCGATATTGGCTATACCGGCACTGAGCTACAAGGTGACATAAATAACGATACAGCAGCACTTGAAAAGCTCGAAACTATTCGTGCCTATGGCGCAGTAAAAATGGGGTTAATTACTAATATTAACGAAGCACAAGCGCGCCAACATACACCTAAAGTAGCATTTGTTGCAGGTCCCGCAGACTATACATCGTCGAGTAATAAGTATATTAGGGCAAACAGTGTTAATTTGTTAGTACGCGCTATGTCAATGGGTAAGCTTCACCACGCCATGATGGGGACAGCCGCAGTTGCTATTGGTACGGCAGCTGCCATAGAAGGTACGCTTGTAAATATAGCTGCTGGAGGCGGTGCATTAAATGAAGTTAACTTTGGTCACCCCTCGGGCACGTTAAAAGTAGGCGCAGAAGCTAAAAAAATAGCTGGAGATTGGCAAGTTACCAAAGCTAGTATGAGCCGAAGTGCTCGTGTACTTATGGAAGGGGTTGTAAGAGTTCCCGGGTAA
- the prpC gene encoding bifunctional 2-methylcitrate synthase/citrate synthase gives MVDKALGGAGLRGQVAGQTALCTVGQTGSGLTYCGYDISELAEKAQFEEVSFLLSRGELPTANELAEYKAKLKSLRGLPDALKTVLENIPKDAHPMDVMRTGCSMLGNLEMELDFSQANDAIDRMVALFPSIICYWYRFTHDGVRIETQTDDGSVGAHFLTLLHDKAPSELFAQVMNVSLILYAEHEFNASTFTGRVCASTLSDIHSCVTGAIGTLRGPLHGGANEAAMDMIQGFTSAEHAEQEVMGMLERKDKIMGFGHAIYRESDPRNVIIKKFSEKLAAEVGDDVLYPVSVRCEEVMWREKKLFCNADFFHASAYHFMDIPTKLFTPIFVMSRVTGWTAHVKEQRANNRIIRPSADYTGPEARSYTPIESRG, from the coding sequence ATGGTAGATAAAGCATTAGGCGGAGCAGGTTTACGCGGGCAAGTTGCAGGGCAAACAGCATTATGTACAGTAGGACAAACAGGCTCAGGTTTAACGTATTGTGGGTACGATATTAGCGAACTTGCCGAAAAAGCACAGTTTGAAGAAGTGTCTTTTTTACTTTCACGCGGCGAACTACCAACAGCCAATGAACTAGCCGAGTATAAAGCTAAATTAAAAAGCTTACGCGGCCTGCCAGATGCACTAAAAACCGTGCTTGAAAATATTCCTAAAGACGCGCATCCAATGGATGTTATGCGTACCGGTTGCTCAATGCTGGGTAACCTAGAAATGGAACTTGATTTTAGCCAAGCAAACGATGCGATTGACCGCATGGTTGCGCTCTTCCCAAGTATTATTTGTTACTGGTACCGCTTTACACACGATGGCGTACGCATTGAAACACAAACTGATGACGGCTCAGTGGGCGCGCACTTTTTAACCCTATTACACGACAAAGCACCGAGCGAGCTTTTTGCGCAAGTAATGAATGTGTCGCTAATTTTATACGCAGAGCATGAATTTAATGCCTCTACATTTACTGGGAGAGTGTGTGCATCAACGCTTTCTGATATTCATTCGTGTGTAACGGGCGCTATTGGCACGCTACGTGGGCCACTTCATGGTGGTGCAAACGAAGCCGCTATGGATATGATTCAGGGTTTTACAAGTGCAGAGCACGCCGAGCAAGAAGTTATGGGCATGTTAGAGCGTAAAGATAAAATAATGGGCTTTGGCCACGCTATTTATCGCGAGTCAGATCCGCGTAACGTAATTATTAAAAAATTCTCTGAAAAACTAGCGGCTGAGGTGGGCGATGATGTGCTTTACCCGGTTTCGGTTCGTTGTGAAGAGGTTATGTGGCGCGAGAAAAAACTGTTTTGTAATGCCGATTTTTTCCATGCATCGGCGTATCACTTTATGGATATTCCAACCAAATTGTTTACGCCAATATTTGTTATGAGCCGTGTTACAGGCTGGACTGCACATGTTAAAGAGCAGCGCGCTAATAACCGTATTATTCGCCCAAGTGCTGATTACACAGGGCCAGAGGCACGTAGCTACACGCCAATTGAATCAAGAGGCTAA
- the moeA gene encoding molybdopterin molybdotransferase MoeA: MNDVCNAPGLLPIETAIQNILSSINAISHNETISIMQSVGRVLANDVKSNINVPAHNNSAMDGYAVCISDKSLTYTQVGSVFAGQTFEGTLTPGQCVRIMTGAAIAPGANGVVMQENASVNGDQITFTAQPAVDENIRFAGEDIAINDVILNAGDKLKAVDVGLLASLGIADINVTRKLKVAVFSTGDELIEPGQPLKKGAIYESNRAVIISALQQQNVDVLDLGIISDDKALITQAFLSADEKADAVISSGGVSVGEADFTKEVLNEIGNIHFWKIAMKPGKPFAFGKLPNSYFFGLPGNPVSAAVTFNQLVEPALQKLSGLGQVAPKMRFNAITTSVVKKRPGRADFQRATASTNEQGDLLVTPFNKQGSGVLSSLSRANYLIVVPAQSGSIAKGETVSIEFL, encoded by the coding sequence ATGAACGATGTTTGCAATGCACCCGGTTTATTACCAATAGAAACGGCAATTCAAAACATACTAAGCTCTATCAATGCAATTTCGCACAATGAAACCATCTCCATAATGCAAAGTGTTGGCCGGGTTTTAGCCAATGATGTTAAATCTAATATTAATGTGCCTGCTCACAATAACTCTGCTATGGATGGCTATGCTGTTTGTATTTCAGATAAAAGCTTAACCTATACTCAAGTAGGGAGCGTATTTGCAGGGCAAACATTTGAAGGCACACTCACTCCCGGACAGTGCGTAAGAATAATGACGGGAGCAGCCATTGCACCGGGTGCTAATGGCGTTGTAATGCAAGAAAACGCATCGGTTAATGGTGATCAAATCACATTTACTGCGCAGCCTGCCGTTGATGAAAATATTCGTTTTGCCGGTGAAGACATTGCAATAAATGACGTTATTTTAAATGCAGGCGATAAACTTAAAGCCGTTGATGTAGGCTTACTCGCCTCTTTAGGTATTGCCGACATAAATGTCACTCGCAAATTAAAAGTCGCCGTGTTTTCTACAGGTGATGAGCTAATTGAGCCTGGACAGCCCCTTAAAAAAGGCGCTATTTATGAAAGTAACCGTGCCGTAATAATTAGTGCATTACAGCAACAAAACGTAGATGTGCTTGATTTAGGTATCATCAGCGATGATAAAGCGCTCATTACTCAAGCTTTTTTAAGTGCAGATGAAAAAGCAGATGCTGTAATAAGTTCAGGTGGTGTATCGGTTGGTGAAGCTGACTTTACTAAAGAAGTATTAAATGAAATTGGTAATATCCATTTTTGGAAAATAGCCATGAAGCCAGGTAAACCCTTTGCTTTTGGTAAGTTACCCAACAGTTACTTTTTTGGCTTACCAGGTAACCCCGTATCAGCCGCAGTAACGTTTAATCAACTAGTAGAACCTGCACTACAAAAGCTCTCTGGACTTGGGCAAGTAGCCCCTAAAATGCGTTTTAATGCTATTACAACATCAGTTGTTAAAAAACGCCCTGGCAGAGCCGACTTTCAACGCGCTACAGCTTCAACAAATGAGCAAGGTGACTTGCTTGTAACGCCATTTAATAAACAAGGCTCAGGCGTACTTTCGTCACTCAGTAGAGCAAATTACTTAATTGTAGTACCCGCACAAAGCGGTAGCATTGCAAAAGGTGAAACGGTAAGTATTGAGTTTTTGTAA
- a CDS encoding acyltransferase family protein, whose product MNRRFEALDAFRGICAISVVIFHMHFVNSITELDFFRGSAVFVEFFFILSGFVLAHGYGDKKDLNFRSFMKARFFRIYPLHIFMLTVFIILELGKLFAYKFGDISFNNPPFTNDTSINEIVPNLLLIHSWTSFTDPLSFNYPSWSISIEFYIYALLFTTIAFFKTSKTIVWFCISAIAFSLIFLKSDLLVESVLKGLSCFFGGTVIYLLFKKISYFRFPLTLATLIEVLLIILIIFVVSVNFKYKSLIAPFLFLLTVLFFAFEAGLISKLLKIKIFQTTGKLSYSIYMTHAAILFIFNSIGIVLQKITGESIAPIINSQRSLDFGGQLINNTLILITLSIIIYTSKITYNKIELKGLALNKKPEKPFIKLTGSTLR is encoded by the coding sequence TTGAATAGAAGATTTGAAGCACTTGATGCATTTAGAGGGATTTGTGCGATCTCTGTAGTGATTTTTCATATGCATTTTGTTAACTCAATAACCGAATTAGATTTTTTTAGAGGTAGCGCAGTATTCGTAGAGTTCTTTTTTATTTTAAGTGGTTTTGTATTAGCACATGGTTACGGCGATAAAAAAGATTTAAATTTTAGAAGTTTTATGAAAGCCCGATTCTTCCGTATCTACCCGTTACATATATTTATGCTAACAGTATTTATAATTTTAGAGCTAGGAAAATTATTTGCTTATAAGTTCGGAGATATTTCATTTAACAATCCACCTTTTACAAACGATACATCAATTAATGAAATTGTTCCTAACCTACTACTGATACATTCATGGACTTCTTTTACAGACCCTCTCAGTTTCAATTACCCTTCGTGGAGTATAAGTATTGAGTTTTACATTTATGCATTACTTTTTACTACTATAGCCTTTTTTAAAACTAGTAAAACTATTGTTTGGTTTTGCATCTCTGCTATCGCTTTTAGCTTAATATTTTTAAAATCAGACCTATTAGTAGAAAGTGTACTAAAAGGTTTATCTTGTTTTTTTGGTGGCACAGTAATTTATCTACTATTTAAAAAAATATCGTATTTTAGATTTCCTCTTACATTAGCCACTCTAATAGAGGTATTACTAATAATTCTGATAATTTTCGTTGTAAGCGTTAACTTTAAATACAAGTCATTAATTGCGCCTTTTTTGTTTCTTTTAACTGTATTATTTTTTGCATTTGAAGCTGGTTTAATATCAAAGTTATTAAAAATAAAAATATTTCAAACCACTGGTAAGTTATCTTATTCAATATATATGACTCATGCTGCAATATTGTTTATCTTTAACTCTATTGGAATAGTTTTACAAAAAATTACTGGTGAAAGCATAGCACCAATAATAAACTCACAACGCTCCCTTGATTTTGGTGGGCAGCTCATAAATAACACTCTGATATTAATTACGCTTTCAATAATCATCTACACATCAAAAATAACTTATAATAAGATTGAATTAAAAGGTCTTGCTTTAAACAAAAAACCAGAAAAACCATTTATCAAATTAACAGGTAGCACTTTGCGTTAA
- the prpB gene encoding methylisocitrate lyase, with protein MSAGLKFKQAIANNRPLQVVGTINAYTAMMAEKMGHQAIYLSGAGVANASYGMPDLGMTSLDNVLEDIRRITGASDLPLLVDADTGWGGAFNIARTVKEMTKAGAAGFHIEDQVAQKRCGHRPNKEIVSQGEMVDRIKAAVDAKTDSDFYIMARTDAFQKEGLSAAIDRAAACVEAGADAIFAEAVHDLADYQAFAKAINVPILANITEFGQTPIYTKEQLSEVGVEMVLYPLSAFRAMNKAALNVYSAILNEGSQQSEIENMQTRAELYEFLDYHTYENTLDNLFSSKSDK; from the coding sequence ATGTCAGCAGGATTAAAATTTAAACAGGCCATTGCGAATAACCGCCCATTACAAGTAGTGGGTACTATTAATGCCTATACAGCCATGATGGCTGAAAAAATGGGCCACCAAGCAATTTACCTCTCTGGTGCAGGTGTGGCAAATGCCTCTTACGGTATGCCCGATTTAGGCATGACCAGCCTTGATAATGTACTTGAAGATATTCGCCGTATAACCGGTGCAAGCGATTTACCACTACTTGTAGATGCTGATACAGGGTGGGGCGGCGCGTTTAACATTGCTCGTACCGTTAAAGAAATGACCAAAGCAGGCGCAGCGGGTTTTCATATTGAAGACCAAGTGGCACAAAAGCGTTGCGGTCATCGCCCTAATAAAGAAATTGTAAGCCAAGGTGAAATGGTTGACCGCATTAAAGCCGCAGTTGATGCAAAAACCGATAGTGATTTTTACATTATGGCGCGTACCGATGCGTTTCAAAAAGAGGGTTTAAGCGCCGCGATTGACCGCGCAGCTGCGTGTGTTGAAGCGGGCGCTGATGCTATTTTTGCAGAAGCCGTGCACGACCTTGCCGATTACCAAGCATTTGCAAAGGCGATTAATGTACCAATTTTAGCTAATATTACAGAGTTTGGCCAAACGCCTATTTACACCAAAGAGCAGTTAAGTGAAGTAGGTGTAGAAATGGTGCTTTATCCACTTAGCGCCTTTAGAGCAATGAATAAAGCTGCGCTTAATGTGTACTCTGCGATTTTAAATGAAGGCTCTCAGCAAAGCGAAATTGAGAACATGCAAACACGCGCCGAGCTTTACGAATTTTTAGATTACCACACATACGAAAACACACTCGATAACCTTTTTTCATCAAAATCTGACAAATAA
- the acnD gene encoding Fe/S-dependent 2-methylisocitrate dehydratase AcnD yields the protein MTIINNTQYRKPLPGSNVDYYDTQEAVDAIKPGAYATLPYTSRVLAENLVRRCEPDMLTDALNQLIERKQDLDFPWYPARVVCHDILGQTALVDLAGLRDAIAAKGGDPAKVNPVVPTQLIVDHSLAVEHAGFDPEAFEKNRAIEDRRNDDRFHFINWTKTAFKNIDVIPPGNGIMHQINLEKMSPVIQNRDGIAFPDTLVGTDSHTPHVDALGVIAVGVGGLEAESVMLGRASYMRLPDIVGVELTGTRQPGITATDIVLAITEFLRAQRVVSTYLEFYGEGADALTLGDRATISNMTPEFGATAAMFYIDDKTIDYLRLTGRDEEQIALVENYAKTAGLWSDSLKIAKYERVLTFDLSSVGRNIAGPSNPHRRVSTSDLAKEGISGKVENEEGLMPDGACIIAAITSCTNTSNPRNVIAAGLLARNANAKDLMRKPWVKTSLAPGSKAVQSYLEEAKLLPELEKLGFGIVGFACTTCNGMSGALDPVIQQEVIDRDLYATAVLSGNRNFDGRIHPYAKQAFLASPPLVVAYAIAGTIRFDIEKDSLGQDQNGNDITLKDLWPSDEEIDEVIKQSVKPEQFKKVYEPMFDLTVDYGEDNDPLYEWREQSTYIRRPPYWEGALAGERTMTGMRALAVLGDNITTDHLSPSNAIMASSAAGEYLTKMNVPEEDFNSYATHRGDHLTAQRATFANPKLLNEMVLDENGEVKQGSYARLEPQGTNTRMWEAIEAYMQRKQPLIIVAGADYGQGSSRDWAAKGVRLAGVEVIAAEGFERIHRTNLIGMGVLPLEFKPGTTRKTLNIDGSESFDVKGEPTPGATIDLVITRKNGEVLTVPMKCRLDTQEELSIYAAGGVLQRFAQDFLEATQSA from the coding sequence ATGACCATAATTAATAACACCCAATACCGAAAACCATTGCCCGGCTCAAATGTGGATTACTACGACACGCAAGAAGCCGTTGATGCAATAAAGCCTGGTGCTTATGCCACATTGCCTTACACATCGCGTGTACTTGCCGAAAACTTAGTGCGCCGCTGTGAGCCAGATATGCTAACCGATGCGCTTAATCAGCTTATTGAGCGTAAGCAAGATTTAGATTTTCCGTGGTATCCGGCGCGCGTGGTGTGCCACGATATTTTAGGCCAAACTGCATTAGTTGATTTAGCAGGCCTGCGCGATGCCATTGCTGCAAAAGGTGGGGATCCTGCAAAAGTAAATCCGGTTGTGCCAACACAGCTAATTGTTGATCACTCATTAGCGGTTGAGCACGCAGGCTTTGATCCTGAAGCATTTGAAAAAAACCGTGCAATAGAAGATAGACGCAACGATGACCGTTTTCATTTTATAAACTGGACTAAAACCGCCTTTAAAAATATTGATGTTATTCCGCCTGGTAACGGCATTATGCATCAGATTAACCTTGAAAAAATGTCGCCTGTTATTCAAAACCGCGATGGCATTGCATTCCCCGATACCTTAGTAGGTACCGACAGCCACACCCCGCATGTGGATGCACTTGGCGTAATTGCAGTGGGCGTAGGTGGGCTTGAAGCTGAGAGCGTAATGCTTGGCCGTGCCTCGTACATGCGCCTGCCTGATATAGTAGGTGTTGAGCTTACAGGCACTCGTCAGCCTGGCATTACTGCAACCGATATAGTATTGGCCATTACTGAATTTTTACGCGCTCAGCGTGTGGTTTCGACCTATTTAGAATTTTACGGTGAAGGCGCCGATGCACTAACCCTTGGCGATAGAGCAACTATTTCAAACATGACGCCAGAATTTGGTGCAACTGCGGCAATGTTTTATATAGACGATAAAACAATAGATTATTTACGTTTAACAGGGCGTGATGAAGAGCAAATAGCGCTTGTAGAAAACTATGCTAAAACGGCAGGCCTTTGGAGCGATAGTTTAAAAATCGCAAAGTATGAGCGTGTTTTGACCTTTGATTTATCTAGCGTTGGACGTAATATTGCTGGGCCTTCAAATCCCCATCGCCGTGTATCAACGAGCGATTTAGCAAAAGAAGGTATATCAGGCAAGGTTGAAAACGAGGAAGGCTTAATGCCAGATGGCGCCTGTATTATTGCTGCTATTACCAGTTGTACTAACACCAGTAATCCGCGCAACGTAATTGCTGCCGGCTTACTTGCGCGTAACGCAAATGCAAAAGATTTAATGCGCAAACCCTGGGTTAAAACGTCATTAGCACCGGGTTCAAAAGCGGTGCAATCATACCTAGAAGAAGCAAAATTACTCCCTGAACTTGAAAAACTTGGCTTTGGTATTGTGGGTTTTGCATGTACTACCTGTAACGGCATGAGCGGCGCGCTTGACCCTGTAATTCAACAAGAAGTGATAGATCGTGACTTATACGCAACAGCGGTACTTTCGGGCAATCGTAACTTTGATGGGCGTATTCACCCATATGCTAAGCAAGCGTTTTTAGCGTCACCGCCATTAGTTGTGGCTTATGCTATTGCTGGCACTATTCGTTTTGATATTGAAAAAGATAGTTTAGGGCAAGATCAAAACGGCAATGATATAACGCTAAAAGACTTATGGCCAAGCGATGAAGAAATAGATGAAGTAATAAAACAAAGTGTAAAGCCAGAGCAATTTAAAAAAGTATACGAGCCTATGTTTGATTTAACCGTAGATTACGGTGAAGACAACGACCCACTTTATGAGTGGCGCGAGCAAAGTACTTATATTCGCCGCCCGCCATACTGGGAAGGCGCCCTTGCAGGTGAGCGAACCATGACCGGCATGCGTGCTCTTGCTGTACTTGGCGATAATATTACAACGGATCATTTATCGCCATCAAACGCAATTATGGCAAGCAGTGCCGCAGGTGAATACTTAACTAAAATGAATGTCCCAGAAGAGGACTTTAACTCGTACGCAACGCACCGAGGCGATCACTTAACAGCGCAGCGTGCCACGTTTGCAAACCCTAAATTGTTAAACGAAATGGTGCTTGATGAAAACGGCGAAGTTAAACAAGGTTCATACGCGCGTTTAGAGCCTCAAGGTACTAATACCCGTATGTGGGAAGCAATTGAAGCTTATATGCAGCGTAAACAGCCGCTAATAATTGTAGCGGGTGCCGATTATGGCCAAGGCTCATCTCGCGATTGGGCTGCAAAAGGTGTAAGGCTTGCAGGCGTTGAAGTTATAGCCGCAGAAGGCTTTGAGCGCATACACCGTACTAACTTAATTGGTATGGGTGTTTTACCGCTTGAATTTAAACCAGGCACTACCCGCAAAACGCTTAACATTGATGGCAGCGAAAGCTTTGATGTAAAAGGCGAGCCAACACCTGGCGCTACCATTGATTTGGTGATTACGCGTAAAAATGGTGAGGTACTAACGGTACCTATGAAATGCAGATTGGATACGCAAGAGGAGCTTTCTATTTATGCTGCTGGCGGTGTATTACAGCGTTTTGCACAAGACTTTTTAGAAGCAACGCAATCAGCATAA
- the modB gene encoding molybdate ABC transporter permease subunit, with product MLQSDLTALWLTIKLAFITAILLLVFCIPVAYKLAGYKGKFKPFLEALIAMPLVLPPTLLGFYLLVLFSPTHAFGQFWFWLTGTQLAFSFQGVVIGSLFYSLPFVMQSLVAGFKQINQTYNEAAIALGLSHFKRFVYLILPLLKPSIGSAFALGFAHTLGEFGLVLMIGGNIQGQTQVVSIALYDHVESLNYAAAHQLSLILLAISFACLVLLFKFNKSIVGVKQ from the coding sequence ATGCTTCAAAGTGATTTAACTGCGCTGTGGTTAACAATAAAACTGGCCTTTATAACCGCTATATTACTACTCGTTTTCTGCATTCCGGTTGCTTATAAATTAGCAGGCTACAAAGGTAAATTTAAACCTTTTTTAGAGGCATTAATTGCTATGCCTTTAGTATTACCGCCCACTTTATTAGGTTTTTACTTATTGGTTCTTTTTTCGCCAACGCATGCTTTTGGGCAGTTTTGGTTTTGGTTAACGGGTACCCAGCTTGCGTTTAGTTTTCAAGGTGTGGTTATTGGTTCTCTTTTTTATTCATTGCCGTTTGTAATGCAGTCTTTGGTTGCAGGTTTTAAACAAATAAATCAAACCTATAACGAGGCTGCAATAGCGCTTGGGCTTAGTCATTTTAAGCGTTTTGTGTATTTAATTTTACCATTACTAAAGCCTAGTATTGGTAGTGCGTTTGCCTTGGGGTTTGCTCATACACTCGGTGAATTTGGTTTGGTATTAATGATTGGCGGTAATATTCAAGGGCAAACACAAGTTGTTTCAATTGCTTTGTACGACCATGTTGAATCGTTAAATTATGCGGCTGCGCATCAGCTCTCTCTTATTTTATTGGCTATTTCATTTGCGTGTTTGGTGCTGTTATTTAAGTTTAATAAAAGCATAGTTGGGGTTAAACAATAA
- the modA gene encoding molybdate ABC transporter substrate-binding protein yields the protein MSKLYNTWLGYFLFVFCVFSSTLSAKETLHVAVASNFKTVLQTLLQESPLPGVQVKISAASSGILYSQIVHGAPFDVFLSADDLRPQALVKQGFASQSSLVTYALGELALWQPNANKVNDKVAIANPRFSPYGRASQFYANANFKKPISYVYGNNITQAFQFVQSGNVSIGLVAVSTLKAAYSNTQNPKYLDYKVLEASEYPDIIQQGVIIKSTKKMASAKKLMEFLMTSSTQLKLIKLGYRSKDSNASK from the coding sequence ATGTCAAAGCTTTACAATACATGGCTGGGTTATTTTTTGTTTGTATTTTGCGTGTTCTCAAGCACGTTAAGTGCAAAAGAAACATTGCATGTCGCAGTAGCAAGTAACTTTAAAACTGTCTTACAAACTTTACTGCAAGAATCTCCTTTACCCGGCGTACAAGTAAAAATATCAGCGGCTTCAAGCGGGATTTTATATTCTCAGATTGTACATGGTGCGCCGTTTGATGTGTTTTTATCAGCTGATGATCTCCGCCCGCAAGCATTAGTAAAACAAGGGTTTGCTAGTCAAAGTAGCTTAGTTACCTACGCATTAGGTGAGCTTGCATTGTGGCAGCCCAATGCTAATAAAGTAAATGATAAAGTAGCCATTGCTAACCCTCGTTTTTCACCTTATGGTCGGGCATCGCAGTTTTATGCTAATGCTAACTTTAAAAAGCCAATAAGTTACGTATACGGTAATAACATTACGCAGGCCTTTCAGTTTGTTCAAAGTGGCAATGTGTCAATTGGGCTGGTGGCGGTGTCTACGTTAAAAGCTGCGTATAGCAATACACAAAACCCCAAGTATTTAGATTATAAAGTGCTAGAGGCGAGTGAATACCCCGATATTATCCAACAAGGCGTTATTATAAAATCGACAAAAAAAATGGCGAGTGCAAAAAAGCTTATGGAGTTTTTAATGACAAGTAGCACTCAACTTAAGCTTATTAAATTAGGATACAGATCAAAGGACAGCAATGCTTCAAAGTGA
- a CDS encoding GntR family transcriptional regulator, translating to MTQTFLNDTPITTASDQVFVDMRREIVEGSIEQGSKISEPELAKRYGVSRATLREALNRLESCYLVERKANVGCRVVALTAERLIEVYQVRSSLEGLACRLAADNMEPEEVKGLKQLLNQHLQTQRVKEGESYYQEAGDLDFHYRIIKGSKNAHLIHLLCNELYQLIRMYRVQMGMVGPRVSKAFDEHLAIINAIENHDGELAEMLMKRHISASQANIQTKFNVCQSI from the coding sequence ATGACGCAAACTTTTTTAAACGATACACCTATTACTACAGCATCTGATCAAGTGTTTGTAGATATGCGCCGCGAAATAGTAGAGGGCAGCATAGAGCAAGGCAGCAAAATATCAGAGCCGGAGCTTGCAAAGCGTTACGGCGTAAGCCGTGCCACGCTAAGAGAAGCATTAAATCGTTTAGAAAGCTGTTATTTAGTTGAGCGTAAAGCCAATGTAGGCTGCCGTGTAGTGGCGCTTACAGCAGAACGTTTAATTGAAGTGTATCAGGTTCGTAGCTCCCTTGAAGGGTTGGCTTGTAGGCTTGCTGCCGACAATATGGAGCCCGAGGAAGTTAAAGGCTTAAAGCAATTACTTAATCAGCATTTGCAAACTCAGCGTGTAAAAGAAGGCGAGTCGTACTATCAAGAAGCAGGCGATTTAGACTTTCACTATCGCATCATCAAAGGTAGTAAAAACGCTCATTTAATTCATTTGTTATGTAACGAACTTTATCAATTAATTCGTATGTACCGTGTGCAAATGGGTATGGTGGGGCCGCGTGTATCTAAAGCGTTTGACGAGCATTTAGCCATTATTAACGCGATAGAAAACCATGATGGTGAACTCGCCGAAATGTTGATGAAGCGACACATAAGTGCATCGCAAGCCAATATTCAAACCAAATTTAATGTATGCCAATCAATATGA